ATTCCAAATTCAAAAAGGTCTTGTTGGGAACATTGGGATTTTGAACCTTCGTGCTTGTTTGGGATTTCGTGCTTCGGATTTAGGATTTTTCTCATGGCGTTTGTTTGAAGAACTTTCTTGCCAGTTTGCGCATAACTTCATTCTTAAGAGACTAAGGAGGTAGGAATTGATGGATAAACAATACCTGTTGGCACCCGGACCCACACCGGTTCCTCCCGAAATCCTGCAGCGGATGGCTGAACCCATCATCCATCACCGTGCGCCAGCATATGAAAAAATATTGGGAGAAGTGCGCGAAGGGTTGAAATATCTCTTCCAGACGAAAAAAGAAGTTTTGATCTTTGCTTCTTCAGGAACGGGGGCGATGGAAGGGGCCGTTACCAATACTCTTTCCGCAGGCGATAAAGCGATCGTGATTGAGGGTGGAAAGTTTGGGGAACGCTGGGCGAATATCTGTAAAGCCTACGGCGTGAAAGCGCAGATTTTACCCGTGGAATGGGGACAGCCCATTGATCCAACTTTGATCGCCCAAGCCTTACAGGCCGACCCATCGGTCAAAGCCGTTTTCACCCAGGCTACCGAGACCTCTACGGGTGTACTCTATCCCATTAAAGAGATTGCCGAAATCGTTTCCCGTTATCCGGGAACGATCATGGTGGTGGACGCTGTTTCCCACTTGGGGGCAGTGAAATTACCTATGGACGAATGGAAGCTGGACATCGTCGTGGCCGGTTCTCAAAAAGCCTTCATGCTCCCACCCGGCTTGTCTTTTGCGGCCCTTAGCGATAAGGCCTGGGAGTTCGTAGGAAAGTCAACTCTGCCCAAGTTCTACTTCGATTTCAAGAAGGAATTGAAGAACCTGATGCAGAATCAGAGTGCCTATACCCCGGCGGTATCCTTAGTCATGGGTTTAGCCGAATCGTTGCGAAGGATCAGGAAAGAAGGGTTGGAGAATATTTTCGCCCGCCATGCCCGACTGGCCAGGGCCACTCGTGAGGCCATGCTGGCTCTCGGTTTAAAACTTTATGCCCCCCAGGCTTACTCCGACACAGTAACGGCTGTGCTGGCACCCCCGGGAGTAGATGGCCAGAAGGTGGTAAAGATCTTGCGGGATAGACACAACCTGACCATTGCCGGCGGTCAAGATCAGGCTAAGGGAAAAATCTTTCGGATTGCCCACATGGGGTACGTGGATAAGTTTGACGTCATCATGGCTGTGGCCGCAGTGGAAATGACCCTCAAGGAACTGGGCTACGCGGTAGAAATGGGTAAGGGTGTTCGGGCAGCGATGGAAGTACTAACCGAAAAAAACAGGCAATAGGCAATGGGCGATAAAAAGAAAAAATCATATCCCATCGCCCATAGCCTCTAACCTATAGCCTATGTTTTAGAGGTTTTTTATGGCTAACATCATCATCATCGGTATGCAGTGGGGGGATGAGGGCAAAGGAAAGATCGTTGACCTTTTGACTGAATTTGCCCATGTAGTTGTTCGCTTCCAGGGTGGGAATAATGCCGGACACACCGTGGTGGTTGGACAACAGAAGGTCATTTTGCACCTTATTCCATCAGGTGCTCTCTACCCGCAGAAAAAATGCGTCATCGGGAACGGCGTGGTCGTGGACCCGCAGGTTTTGCTGGCGGAGATTGATGAGCTGCAGAAGCTGGGCTATTTTAAAGGCGATGATCAACTTTTGATCAGCGAGGATGCCCATCTGATCATGCCCTATCACCGGCGCATGGATGTGGCCCGGGAGCGGATGAAAGGCGAGGGGAAAATCGGGACCACGGGAAGAGGGATCGGTCCGGCTTACGAAGACAAAGTAGCCAGAGATGGAATACGGGTCGGAGACCTTTGCAACTCAAAAATTTTCCGAAAAAAGTTAGAAGCCACCTTGGCCATTAAAAACCGTTGCCTGGAAACTTGCCTGAAGGACAAAGGATTCGATCTGGAAGAGATCTTTCAGGAATATGGCGGGTATGGCGAGCGACTGAAAAAATACGTGATTGATATTTCTGTTTTCATCAACCACCAGATCAAGCAGGGCCAGCATATCCTTTTGGAGGGAGCGCAGGGGACCCATTTGGACGTTGACCACGGCACCTATCCTTTTGTAACCTCTTCCAACACCGTAGCGGGAGGGGCCTGCACGGGAGCGGGGATCGGGCCGACGAAAATCACCGAGGTAATTGGAGTCTCCAAGGCGTACACGACTCGGGTGGGCGAAGGACCTTTTCCCACCGAGCTTAAAGACAAGGTGGGGGAAAGAATTCGGGAACGGGGTAGAGAATTCGGAGCAACCACCGGAAGGCCACGACGATGTGGTTGGCTGGATATTCCCCTGCTCCGGGATGCAATCCGCTTGAACGGCCTCACGGGAATCGCCCTGACCAAAATGGATGTGCTCAGCGAGTTTGAGACCATTAAAATTTGCACATCCTACCAACACAGGAATAAGCGCTGCCAAGAAGTTCCTTCGTCGATTGAAGTCCTGCAGGAATGTGTACCCGTATATGAAGAAATTCCGGGATGGAAGGGCGAGTTGAGGAATGCCCGCAATTTCAAAGACCTTCCTCCGCAGGCTCAGGATTATGTCATACGCATTGAGGAATTGACGGAAACAGAAGTGATTTTGGTCTCTGTGGGCGAGCGCCGGGAAGAGACAATTTTGCGGCGTAACCCCTTTGAACGAGGTCCTCGTCTTTCATAAAAAGCTTGCTCTAAGGCCCGAAGCCGTTTAAAATAAAAATTACCAGGACGCAGATTCACCCTTTCCCTCTTCCGCCTCAGGCGGAGAGAGGGTGGGGTGAGGGGGAAAATTTCAAATA
This portion of the Deltaproteobacteria bacterium genome encodes:
- a CDS encoding alanine--glyoxylate aminotransferase family protein, which codes for MDKQYLLAPGPTPVPPEILQRMAEPIIHHRAPAYEKILGEVREGLKYLFQTKKEVLIFASSGTGAMEGAVTNTLSAGDKAIVIEGGKFGERWANICKAYGVKAQILPVEWGQPIDPTLIAQALQADPSVKAVFTQATETSTGVLYPIKEIAEIVSRYPGTIMVVDAVSHLGAVKLPMDEWKLDIVVAGSQKAFMLPPGLSFAALSDKAWEFVGKSTLPKFYFDFKKELKNLMQNQSAYTPAVSLVMGLAESLRRIRKEGLENIFARHARLARATREAMLALGLKLYAPQAYSDTVTAVLAPPGVDGQKVVKILRDRHNLTIAGGQDQAKGKIFRIAHMGYVDKFDVIMAVAAVEMTLKELGYAVEMGKGVRAAMEVLTEKNRQ
- a CDS encoding adenylosuccinate synthase, whose product is MANIIIIGMQWGDEGKGKIVDLLTEFAHVVVRFQGGNNAGHTVVVGQQKVILHLIPSGALYPQKKCVIGNGVVVDPQVLLAEIDELQKLGYFKGDDQLLISEDAHLIMPYHRRMDVARERMKGEGKIGTTGRGIGPAYEDKVARDGIRVGDLCNSKIFRKKLEATLAIKNRCLETCLKDKGFDLEEIFQEYGGYGERLKKYVIDISVFINHQIKQGQHILLEGAQGTHLDVDHGTYPFVTSSNTVAGGACTGAGIGPTKITEVIGVSKAYTTRVGEGPFPTELKDKVGERIRERGREFGATTGRPRRCGWLDIPLLRDAIRLNGLTGIALTKMDVLSEFETIKICTSYQHRNKRCQEVPSSIEVLQECVPVYEEIPGWKGELRNARNFKDLPPQAQDYVIRIEELTETEVILVSVGERREETILRRNPFERGPRLS